One Paraburkholderia caffeinilytica DNA segment encodes these proteins:
- a CDS encoding AraC family transcriptional regulator produces the protein MMQAFDPDGVERPVFVVDERTDTLDELWRAYRRARLIHVSAGVLTVRTETGRWVVPPGHALWLTANVQHCLSAVEPVRLHSLYADADAAPLPAQSVALALDGLAEALLGAAADLPHDKPLDEPAERLLQVLLDRLAGLPTAPLALHWPQDPRIQRIAEALNANPAQPAVLDDLAGAAGVTARTAARLFVKETGQTFGQWRQQLRLLAALEHLGGGASVTQVALDVGYNDVSSFIAVFRDAFGDTPARYFR, from the coding sequence ATGATGCAAGCCTTCGACCCGGACGGTGTTGAGCGTCCGGTATTCGTGGTCGACGAGCGTACCGACACATTGGACGAACTGTGGCGCGCCTACCGTCGCGCGCGGCTGATCCATGTGAGCGCCGGCGTGCTGACGGTACGCACCGAAACCGGACGATGGGTCGTGCCGCCGGGTCACGCGCTCTGGCTGACGGCGAACGTGCAGCATTGCCTGTCGGCTGTCGAGCCGGTGCGGCTGCATTCGCTGTATGCCGATGCGGATGCCGCGCCGCTGCCCGCGCAAAGCGTCGCGCTGGCGCTCGACGGTCTGGCGGAAGCCTTGCTGGGCGCCGCAGCCGATCTGCCGCACGACAAACCGCTCGACGAACCCGCTGAGCGCCTTCTGCAAGTCTTGCTGGATCGCCTGGCGGGGTTGCCCACAGCGCCTCTCGCACTGCACTGGCCGCAAGATCCACGAATCCAGCGGATCGCCGAAGCACTGAACGCCAACCCGGCGCAACCGGCCGTGCTCGACGATCTGGCTGGGGCCGCCGGCGTAACCGCTCGCACGGCGGCTCGGCTTTTCGTCAAGGAAACCGGGCAGACCTTCGGCCAGTGGCGGCAACAACTGCGGTTGCTGGCTGCACTGGAGCACCTGGGCGGCGGGGCGAGCGTCACGCAGGTGGCGCTCGACGTCGGCTACAACGACGTGTCGTCGTTTATCGCGGTATTTCGCGATGCCTTCGGCGATACGCCCGCGCGCTATTTCCGCTGA
- a CDS encoding DHA2 family efflux MFS transporter permease subunit, with amino-acid sequence MSQPASAPAAPPAPPAPPAPPPPLHGGKLVLATIAVALATFMNVLDTSIANVAIPTISGNLGVSVDEGTWVITVFAAANAVSIPLTGWLTQRIGQVKLFVGAILMFVLASWLCGIAPTLPILLVARVFQGAVAGPLIPLSQAILLGSYPKEKSSTALALWAMTATVGPIAGPALGGWITDSYSWSWIFYINIPVGIFAAGVTWMIYRTRESATRKPPIDVVGLGLLITWVASLQIMLDKGKDLDWFSSPVIVILGITALISFAFFLVWELTEENPIVDLRLFQQRNFLGGTIAISVAYGVFFGNLVLLPQWMQEYLNYRSVDAGLVTAPLGVFAVLLAPVMGRVLPRSDARIIATLAFIGFAIVFYMRSKYVIEIDTWHLVLPTLLQGIPMALFFVPLTAIILSGQPPHRIPAAAGLSNFVRVFCGAVGTSIAGNEWNNRTVLHHERLTEQATVNNPLFNQQIDSTQSLLQLNPQSAHALFDFTVNTQAAMMGLNDIFYVSAIIFILIIPLIWITKPARGGGAGAAGAH; translated from the coding sequence TTGAGCCAGCCCGCTTCCGCGCCTGCCGCCCCACCTGCACCACCTGCACCGCCTGCGCCGCCCCCGCCGCTGCACGGCGGCAAACTGGTTCTGGCGACCATCGCCGTTGCGCTCGCCACTTTCATGAACGTGCTCGACACGTCGATTGCGAACGTCGCGATTCCGACCATTTCGGGCAACCTCGGCGTCTCGGTCGATGAAGGCACGTGGGTCATCACCGTGTTCGCCGCGGCCAATGCCGTCTCGATTCCGCTGACCGGCTGGCTCACGCAACGCATCGGCCAGGTCAAGCTGTTTGTCGGCGCGATTCTGATGTTCGTGCTGGCTTCGTGGTTGTGCGGCATTGCGCCTACGCTGCCGATCCTGCTGGTCGCACGGGTGTTCCAGGGCGCGGTGGCCGGCCCGCTGATTCCGCTCTCGCAAGCGATTCTGCTCGGCTCGTATCCCAAGGAGAAATCGTCGACCGCGCTCGCGCTATGGGCCATGACGGCCACCGTCGGCCCGATTGCGGGTCCCGCGCTCGGCGGCTGGATCACGGATAGCTACAGCTGGTCGTGGATCTTCTACATCAACATCCCGGTCGGCATTTTCGCGGCCGGCGTGACGTGGATGATCTATCGCACGCGCGAGTCGGCAACCCGCAAGCCACCCATCGACGTGGTCGGGCTCGGCCTGCTGATCACGTGGGTCGCCTCGCTGCAGATCATGCTCGACAAGGGCAAGGATCTCGACTGGTTTTCGTCGCCGGTGATCGTGATTCTCGGCATCACGGCGCTGATCAGTTTCGCGTTCTTCCTCGTGTGGGAATTGACCGAAGAAAATCCGATCGTCGATTTGCGTCTGTTCCAGCAGCGCAATTTTCTCGGCGGCACGATTGCGATTTCGGTCGCGTACGGCGTGTTCTTCGGCAATCTGGTGCTGCTGCCGCAATGGATGCAGGAATATCTGAACTACCGCTCCGTGGATGCCGGCCTCGTCACCGCGCCGCTCGGCGTCTTCGCGGTGCTGCTCGCGCCGGTCATGGGCCGCGTGCTGCCGCGCTCGGACGCGCGCATCATCGCGACCCTCGCGTTTATCGGCTTTGCGATCGTGTTTTATATGCGCTCGAAGTACGTGATCGAAATCGACACGTGGCACCTCGTGCTCCCCACGCTGCTGCAAGGCATTCCGATGGCGCTGTTTTTCGTGCCGCTGACGGCGATCATTCTGTCGGGCCAGCCGCCGCACAGGATTCCGGCGGCCGCCGGCCTGTCGAATTTCGTGCGGGTGTTTTGCGGCGCGGTGGGCACGTCGATCGCCGGCAACGAGTGGAACAACCGCACAGTGCTGCACCATGAACGGCTCACTGAACAGGCTACCGTGAACAACCCGCTGTTCAACCAGCAGATCGATTCGACCCAGTCGCTGCTGCAGCTGAATCCGCAATCGGCGCACGCGCTATTCGATTTCACGGTGAACACCCAGGCCGCGATGATGGGCCTGAACGACATCTTCTATGTGTCGGCGATCATTTTCATTCTGATCATTCCGCTGATCTGGATCACGAAGCCGGCCAGGGGTGGCGGCGCGGGCGCGGCGGGCGCGCACTGA